From Candidatus Manganitrophus morganii, the proteins below share one genomic window:
- the glmS gene encoding glutamine--fructose-6-phosphate transaminase (isomerizing) → MCGIVGYVGNRNTVQILVEGLKRLEYRGYDSAGICYFIEGTMAVTKEVGKLIHLEKRLAEEKMEAASGAGIGHTRWATHGAPSVGNAHPHRDCSGRFSVVHNGIIENHTVLKKRLQEEGHHFLSETDTEVIVHLVEKYFQGDLAAAVRRASFDLEGSFAVEVMSALAPDEIVAIRRGSPLVIGTGQGEQFVASDIPALVSYTREVFWLEEGELAVVRPEGVRVIDLLSGNPVQKEIQSVPWDAQQVEKGRFPHYMLKEIHEQPDVIMEMGRREVLFQGAPPERRFAGAGAVSQMYLVACGTSWHAALVGKRMIEKMTGIRVEVDIASEFRYREPIFDAGTVTVGISQSGETADTLAALQLAAEKGSAVWAVCNVAGSSMTRLAETVFYTHAGPEIGVASTKAFTCQLVALYQLASRIAEARGIGSSSMEDRKNRLSALSKQIQEILQKEEEIRALAIEYYQKRDFLFMGRGIHYPIALEGALKLKEISYIHAEGYPAGEMKHGPIALIDPEMPVVFLAPQDAVYEKVLGNIEEVRARGGRIIALAQVGDERIAAKAHHVIYLPKNDTFLNPVLMTIPLQLLAYHVALQKGCDVDQPRNLAKSVTVE, encoded by the coding sequence ATGTGCGGGATTGTCGGTTATGTCGGAAATCGAAATACGGTGCAGATTTTGGTGGAAGGGCTGAAACGGTTGGAGTATCGCGGCTATGATTCGGCCGGCATCTGCTACTTCATCGAAGGGACGATGGCGGTCACGAAAGAGGTGGGAAAGCTGATCCATTTGGAGAAACGGCTGGCGGAGGAGAAGATGGAAGCCGCGTCCGGCGCCGGCATCGGGCACACCCGCTGGGCGACCCATGGGGCGCCCAGCGTGGGAAATGCCCACCCGCACCGTGATTGTTCCGGACGTTTTTCGGTCGTTCACAACGGCATTATCGAGAACCATACCGTCTTGAAGAAGCGGTTACAAGAAGAAGGGCATCACTTCCTCTCCGAAACCGACACGGAAGTCATCGTCCATCTGGTCGAGAAATACTTTCAGGGCGATCTGGCCGCGGCGGTCCGCAGGGCCTCTTTCGATCTGGAAGGGAGCTTCGCCGTTGAAGTGATGAGCGCCCTCGCGCCCGACGAAATCGTCGCGATCCGACGGGGAAGTCCCCTGGTGATCGGGACCGGGCAGGGGGAGCAGTTTGTCGCCTCCGATATCCCGGCGCTCGTCTCTTATACCCGGGAGGTTTTTTGGCTGGAGGAGGGAGAGCTGGCGGTCGTTCGTCCGGAGGGGGTCCGGGTGATCGATCTCCTCTCCGGGAATCCGGTTCAGAAAGAGATCCAGTCCGTTCCCTGGGATGCGCAGCAGGTCGAGAAGGGACGGTTTCCGCACTACATGCTCAAAGAGATCCACGAGCAGCCCGACGTCATCATGGAGATGGGGCGGCGGGAGGTCCTTTTTCAAGGGGCGCCGCCGGAGCGCCGATTCGCCGGGGCCGGCGCGGTCTCGCAGATGTATCTCGTCGCCTGCGGCACCTCCTGGCACGCGGCGCTGGTCGGGAAGCGGATGATCGAAAAGATGACGGGAATACGGGTGGAGGTCGACATCGCCTCCGAGTTTCGATATCGGGAGCCGATCTTCGACGCCGGGACGGTCACCGTCGGGATCAGTCAATCGGGAGAGACGGCCGATACCCTGGCCGCCCTCCAATTGGCGGCGGAAAAAGGGAGCGCGGTCTGGGCGGTCTGCAACGTCGCCGGAAGCAGCATGACCCGGCTTGCGGAGACGGTCTTCTACACCCATGCCGGTCCGGAGATCGGGGTCGCGTCGACCAAGGCGTTTACCTGTCAGCTGGTCGCGCTTTATCAGCTGGCGAGCCGGATCGCGGAGGCGCGGGGGATCGGTTCTTCCTCGATGGAAGATCGCAAGAACCGACTTTCGGCGCTGTCGAAGCAGATTCAGGAGATCCTCCAAAAGGAGGAGGAGATCCGCGCGCTGGCGATTGAATATTATCAAAAACGGGACTTCCTCTTCATGGGCCGGGGGATTCATTATCCGATCGCCCTGGAGGGAGCGCTCAAGTTGAAGGAGATCTCCTACATTCACGCGGAAGGATATCCCGCCGGAGAGATGAAGCACGGGCCGATCGCCCTCATCGATCCGGAGATGCCGGTGGTCTTTCTGGCGCCGCAGGACGCCGTTTATGAAAAAGTCCTCGGAAACATCGAGGAGGTTCGGGCCCGGGGGGGAAGGATCATCGCCCTGGCGCAGGTGGGAGACGAGCGGATCGCCGCCAAGGCCCATCATGTGATTTATCTTCCCAAGAATGACACGTTTTTGAACCCCGTGTTGATGACGATTCCCTTGCAGCTTTTGGCTTATCACGTCGCGCTTCAGAAAGGGTGCGACGTCGATCAACCGAGAAATCTCGCTAAGAGCGTGACCGTGGAGTAA
- a CDS encoding glycosyltransferase family 2 protein, which produces MSLVKFVFWLSFFVILYTYIGYPLVLSGWRSLRRQKVKKREILPSVSVIVAAYNEERVIERKLKNLFGLDYPASLLEIIVSSDGSTDQTEAKVNRWKEQYPNGPSLLLLTAPAHVGKAAALNRAVAHARGEILVFTDARQKLDRKAAAALVSNFADDRVGAVSGELILVDRPGGEGASGVGLYWRYEKWLRKMESDVDSMLGATGAIYAIRKSLYDPIPAETILDDVLIPMQAVFKGYRTVFEPNALAYDFIVKRTENEFARKVRTLAGNYQLLWGIDALRSWRRNRVFIQYFSHKVARLVVPFMLILLLFSNLFLMQGVYLVFLWLQLAWYGLALLGGVSNGKIDPKTT; this is translated from the coding sequence GTGAGTCTGGTTAAATTCGTTTTCTGGCTCTCGTTTTTCGTGATTCTTTATACCTATATCGGGTATCCGCTGGTTTTATCCGGTTGGCGCTCTCTGAGAAGACAGAAGGTGAAAAAAAGAGAGATCCTTCCCTCGGTTTCGGTGATCGTCGCCGCCTATAACGAGGAGCGGGTCATCGAGAGAAAATTGAAAAACCTCTTCGGCCTCGACTATCCCGCCTCTCTTTTGGAGATCATCGTCTCCTCCGACGGCTCGACCGATCAAACGGAAGCGAAGGTAAACCGATGGAAAGAGCAGTATCCGAACGGACCCTCCCTCCTCCTGCTGACGGCGCCGGCCCACGTCGGGAAGGCGGCGGCCCTCAACCGGGCGGTCGCCCATGCCCGCGGAGAGATTCTCGTCTTCACCGACGCGCGGCAAAAGCTCGATCGGAAGGCCGCCGCGGCATTGGTTTCCAATTTCGCCGACGACCGGGTCGGGGCGGTCAGCGGAGAGTTGATCTTGGTCGATCGGCCGGGAGGGGAAGGGGCGTCGGGGGTCGGTTTGTACTGGCGATACGAGAAGTGGCTTCGAAAAATGGAAAGCGATGTCGATTCGATGCTGGGGGCGACCGGGGCGATTTATGCGATCCGCAAATCGCTCTACGATCCGATTCCGGCGGAGACGATTCTGGACGATGTCCTCATCCCGATGCAGGCGGTTTTCAAGGGATATCGGACCGTCTTCGAGCCGAACGCCTTGGCCTATGATTTCATCGTCAAGCGGACGGAAAACGAATTCGCCCGGAAAGTGAGGACCCTCGCCGGGAATTACCAGCTCCTTTGGGGAATCGACGCGCTCCGGTCGTGGCGAAGGAATCGCGTCTTTATCCAGTATTTCTCGCACAAAGTGGCGCGGCTGGTGGTTCCCTTCATGCTGATCCTTTTGTTGTTCTCGAATTTATTTCTGATGCAGGGGGTTTACTTGGTTTTTCTTTGGCTTCAACTCGCTTGGTACGGTTTGGCGTTATTAGGAGGAGTGTCGAATGGGAAGATTGATCCGAAAACAACGTGA
- a CDS encoding GNAT family N-acetyltransferase, whose product MNYQVEEISDVDAFISLEKEWNALLVAAPVNAPFLRHEWFRVWWKAFGRGKRLAILTVRSGDGRLAAIVPFMEERGFRVGIPCRIWTSMSNDHSSRFDFIMGEASDEARARIVEALAAFLSRRTPRVHLLELQDFPVDSPALSLLLDTVVRSGRKVGLRPELETPFIPIEGKWLDYYESISGHLRRNLRRRRRQLEEQGKVEVICVTGEEISGGPARLADHLREGFRIEAMAWKGSAGTAIRENEGWVDFYQEWARTAAERGWLRLYFLKLNDQPIAFYYTLVYGRKLYYLKLGYDPAYARYSPGILLHQEILASAFDQKLIELDFLGPMMAWKQDWAKGVRPHVWVYLFQRGFVPEMIYLIKFKLFPYFKKIDWVHRLQQRLFAKGPSELSTKSPSTVLPQHDSLEEARKEAA is encoded by the coding sequence TTGAATTATCAAGTGGAAGAGATCTCCGATGTTGACGCGTTTATCTCATTGGAGAAGGAGTGGAACGCCCTATTGGTCGCGGCGCCGGTGAATGCCCCTTTTCTGCGGCACGAGTGGTTTCGGGTCTGGTGGAAGGCGTTCGGCCGCGGAAAACGACTCGCGATCCTCACGGTCCGATCCGGCGACGGCCGCCTGGCGGCGATCGTCCCCTTCATGGAGGAGCGGGGATTCCGAGTAGGGATTCCTTGCCGGATCTGGACCTCCATGAGCAACGACCATTCCTCCCGTTTCGATTTTATTATGGGCGAGGCATCGGACGAGGCGCGCGCCCGGATCGTCGAGGCGCTGGCCGCCTTCTTATCGCGGCGAACCCCTCGGGTTCATCTTCTGGAGTTGCAAGATTTTCCCGTCGACTCTCCGGCCCTGAGCCTTCTTCTTGATACGGTCGTCCGGTCGGGGCGGAAGGTCGGCCTCCGCCCCGAATTGGAAACGCCGTTCATCCCGATCGAAGGAAAGTGGCTCGATTATTACGAATCGATCTCCGGGCATCTGCGGCGCAACCTGCGCCGCCGCCGGCGACAGCTGGAGGAGCAAGGAAAGGTCGAGGTGATCTGCGTGACCGGAGAGGAGATCTCCGGGGGGCCGGCGCGGCTGGCCGATCATCTTCGGGAGGGGTTCCGGATCGAGGCGATGGCCTGGAAGGGATCGGCCGGGACCGCCATTCGCGAAAATGAAGGCTGGGTCGACTTCTATCAGGAATGGGCCCGCACGGCGGCGGAGCGGGGCTGGCTGCGTCTCTATTTTTTGAAGCTGAACGATCAGCCGATCGCTTTTTACTACACCCTGGTTTATGGGCGGAAGCTCTACTACTTGAAACTGGGATACGATCCCGCGTACGCGAGGTATTCTCCCGGCATTCTTCTTCACCAGGAGATCCTCGCCTCAGCCTTCGACCAAAAGCTCATCGAGCTCGACTTCCTGGGGCCGATGATGGCGTGGAAGCAAGATTGGGCCAAAGGGGTCCGCCCCCATGTCTGGGTCTACCTTTTCCAAAGAGGGTTCGTTCCGGAGATGATCTATTTAATCAAATTCAAACTGTTCCCCTATTTTAAAAAGATCGATTGGGTGCATCGGTTGCAGCAGAGGCTCTTTGCGAAAGGGCCCTCCGAGCTTTCCACGAAGTCCCCATCAACAGTGCTACCTCAACATGATTCGCTCGAAGAGGCGAGGAAAGAAGCAGCATGA
- a CDS encoding aminotransferase class V-fold PLP-dependent enzyme yields the protein MNPAIVIKGKSRSKGYFIPVLPAPSATSLRRREGALPFPFSHPRYYDYYFGRNAVWHGMKQIGLPENRRILVPAYHHGVEVEAILQAGYQVDFYRVNLKLQIDLEDLEKKITPETGMIYLIYYIGFPHPVEEIVRLCKRHGLSLVEDCALSLFSEIDGKPMGSFGDVGIFSFHKTLPLPNGGGLVVNRTDRPLPPQRIGPPLVSTLSHLTGGIMNRLKMSHPAAGALLHAFSREFVSTLLRIGKVDRTSVANMEFNLNKVDWGMSGLSKAILQTIDSAEVVSRRRENFSYLLDRLDCKDRFVFDALPPGVCPLFFPILVEEKERVCRNLMARGIETVDFWGIPHPSVPKGIYGEVEYVRARLLELPIHQGLHQGHLDYMIEILKETLR from the coding sequence ATGAATCCGGCGATCGTCATCAAAGGAAAATCTCGGTCCAAAGGGTATTTCATTCCGGTTCTTCCGGCGCCGTCGGCGACCTCTCTCCGGCGGAGGGAGGGGGCGCTTCCGTTTCCGTTCAGCCATCCCCGCTATTACGATTATTATTTCGGGCGGAACGCCGTCTGGCACGGGATGAAGCAGATCGGCCTTCCCGAGAACCGCCGCATTTTGGTCCCCGCCTACCACCACGGGGTGGAGGTCGAGGCGATTTTGCAGGCCGGTTATCAGGTCGATTTTTACCGGGTCAACCTCAAGCTCCAGATCGATCTGGAGGATCTGGAGAAGAAGATTACCCCGGAGACCGGGATGATCTACCTCATTTATTACATCGGATTTCCCCATCCGGTTGAGGAGATCGTCCGGCTCTGCAAGAGGCATGGCCTCTCCCTGGTGGAAGATTGCGCTCTCTCGCTCTTCAGCGAAATCGACGGAAAGCCGATGGGCTCTTTCGGCGATGTCGGCATCTTCTCCTTCCATAAGACCCTTCCCCTTCCCAATGGGGGAGGATTGGTCGTCAACCGGACCGACCGGCCGCTTCCTCCGCAACGGATCGGGCCGCCGCTCGTCTCCACATTGAGCCATTTGACCGGCGGAATCATGAACCGGTTGAAGATGTCGCATCCCGCCGCCGGCGCGCTTCTCCACGCTTTTTCGCGGGAGTTCGTCTCGACCCTCCTGAGGATCGGGAAGGTCGATCGGACCAGCGTGGCGAATATGGAATTTAATTTGAACAAGGTCGATTGGGGGATGTCGGGGCTGTCGAAAGCGATCCTTCAAACGATCGATTCCGCCGAGGTGGTCTCGCGGCGGAGGGAGAATTTCAGCTACCTTCTCGATCGGCTCGACTGCAAAGATCGCTTTGTCTTCGACGCCCTTCCGCCGGGGGTCTGTCCCCTTTTCTTTCCGATTTTGGTCGAGGAGAAAGAGCGGGTCTGCCGGAATCTGATGGCGCGGGGGATCGAGACGGTCGATTTTTGGGGGATCCCTCACCCCTCGGTCCCAAAAGGAATCTACGGCGAGGTCGAATACGTTCGGGCGCGCCTTCTGGAACTGCCGATTCACCAAGGACTCCACCAGGGCCACCTGGATTATATGATCGAGATTCTCAAGGAGACGCTTCGATGA
- a CDS encoding GNAT family N-acetyltransferase, translating into MISKEAPSPMTPTFNKGLVETVFSDPSIAVERVCTDEGLFESKADWERLFAQASAQNPFLSWEWMAAWWRHLGAGKLHLLFVRRQGALIGIAPFYQREIRLGGISFRALSFLGDEAVGSDHLDFLSRKGCEDEVAEAVVQAWLHDRRGWDFIALRHMAEASPHADRFLRLTERGWRVQRREGEVCPYLPLAPTWEAFLNRLSASMRYTVRRKIRNLEKGHRVEFIAIDDLNEGRPAMERLLALHQKRWGDRGGSDAFVSEIKLPFHRETAEAFFQQGTARLFFLKADGETVAALYGFILGQRFFYYQAGFDPAWKGKSVGMVLMAKCIEAAISQGWSEFDFLRGPEEYKSHWTSDRRQTQHWILSPPGMKNDLYRFLAASSQTGRRLARRYLPDAWVERLKGNRVAGVGPGIEPGVEPGIEKDAKEKESE; encoded by the coding sequence ATGATCTCGAAAGAAGCCCCCTCGCCGATGACCCCCACTTTCAACAAGGGTTTGGTCGAAACGGTCTTTTCCGACCCGTCGATTGCGGTGGAGCGGGTCTGCACTGACGAGGGGCTTTTCGAATCGAAGGCCGATTGGGAGCGGCTCTTCGCGCAAGCGTCGGCTCAGAATCCCTTCTTAAGCTGGGAGTGGATGGCGGCCTGGTGGCGTCATTTGGGCGCCGGGAAGCTCCATCTTCTCTTTGTCCGGCGTCAGGGAGCGTTGATCGGTATCGCTCCCTTCTATCAAAGAGAGATCCGATTGGGTGGGATCTCGTTCCGCGCCCTCTCGTTTCTCGGGGACGAGGCGGTCGGATCGGACCACCTCGATTTTCTTTCCCGGAAAGGGTGTGAGGACGAGGTGGCGGAGGCGGTCGTTCAAGCCTGGCTGCACGATCGCCGCGGCTGGGATTTCATCGCCCTCCGGCATATGGCGGAGGCGTCGCCTCACGCGGACCGGTTCCTCCGTCTCACCGAGCGGGGGTGGCGCGTTCAGCGGCGGGAAGGGGAGGTCTGTCCCTATCTTCCCCTGGCGCCGACCTGGGAGGCTTTTCTCAACCGGCTCAGCGCCAGCATGCGCTACACCGTCCGCCGGAAAATCCGAAATCTCGAGAAGGGGCACCGGGTGGAATTCATCGCGATCGATGATCTCAACGAAGGCCGGCCCGCGATGGAGCGGTTGCTCGCCCTTCATCAGAAACGATGGGGGGATCGCGGGGGATCGGATGCTTTTGTCAGCGAAATCAAGCTTCCCTTTCACCGGGAGACCGCCGAGGCATTTTTCCAACAAGGGACGGCCCGCCTCTTCTTTCTCAAGGCCGACGGCGAAACGGTCGCCGCGCTTTACGGCTTTATTTTAGGACAGCGGTTTTTCTATTACCAGGCCGGCTTTGATCCCGCTTGGAAGGGGAAGAGCGTCGGGATGGTCTTGATGGCGAAGTGCATCGAGGCGGCGATCTCGCAGGGATGGAGCGAATTCGATTTCTTAAGGGGGCCGGAGGAGTACAAATCCCATTGGACCTCCGATCGGCGGCAGACGCAGCATTGGATCCTCTCTCCGCCCGGAATGAAAAATGACCTCTACCGGTTTCTGGCCGCCTCGTCGCAGACCGGCCGGCGTCTGGCGCGGCGCTACCTTCCGGACGCCTGGGTGGAACGGTTGAAGGGGAACCGGGTTGCAGGTGTAGGGCCAGGTATCGAGCCGGGTGTCGAGCCAGGTATCGAGAAAGACGCAAAGGAAAAGGAATCGGAATGA
- a CDS encoding polysaccharide deacetylase family protein codes for MNVMKFKQRNGYPFSGNGDAASPRPRASRFRRLLKSAVAGTAYYSGLLDLYIQFRDRCPAQRRLFIVGYHAVVEETDRAIDAGMMPQQLISKSLFEKEIDQIGAQFDFLSIDQAVDFLEGRFHLKRDSVVVTFDDGYRGIYDHAYPVLKKKGVPAIFYLCSDYVGTSLLFDHDRLFYLIQRAVNASLPIEGLLLQRDVPFDSANPITHGAPLEVTRRLLEICSKTELDGFIRLLQEKLSVGGADFPSEAAIVGWDEVKEMAEGGMTFGSHTASHCLLTEVDPKVVMEELRSSKASLEARLDRKIEHLAYPDGRVNPFIVEAARACGYRSACTTAHSVNRIGGNLHLLGRELLWENSALGWSSNCSKAMVASQIKGLFKTG; via the coding sequence ATGAATGTAATGAAGTTCAAACAGCGCAACGGGTATCCCTTCTCCGGGAATGGAGACGCGGCTTCCCCCCGTCCCCGGGCTTCCCGCTTCCGCCGACTGTTGAAGTCGGCCGTGGCGGGGACCGCCTATTATAGCGGGCTGCTCGATCTCTATATTCAATTTCGGGATCGATGTCCGGCCCAGCGCCGCCTCTTTATCGTCGGTTATCACGCCGTCGTCGAGGAGACCGACCGGGCGATCGACGCGGGAATGATGCCGCAGCAGCTGATTTCCAAATCGCTTTTTGAGAAGGAAATCGACCAAATCGGCGCGCAGTTCGACTTTCTCTCGATCGATCAGGCGGTCGATTTCCTGGAAGGGAGGTTTCATCTCAAGCGCGACAGCGTCGTGGTGACCTTCGACGACGGATACCGGGGGATCTACGATCATGCCTACCCGGTTTTGAAGAAAAAGGGGGTTCCGGCGATCTTCTATCTTTGCAGCGATTATGTCGGCACCTCCCTTCTGTTCGATCATGACCGGCTTTTTTATTTGATCCAAAGGGCGGTGAATGCCTCCTTGCCGATCGAGGGGCTGTTGCTTCAACGTGACGTCCCGTTCGATTCGGCGAATCCGATCACGCACGGCGCCCCGCTGGAGGTGACGCGGCGTCTGCTGGAGATCTGTTCTAAAACCGAACTGGACGGTTTCATCCGGCTGCTCCAGGAGAAGCTCTCCGTCGGCGGCGCCGATTTTCCGTCCGAAGCGGCGATCGTCGGGTGGGACGAGGTGAAAGAGATGGCCGAGGGGGGAATGACTTTCGGATCACACACCGCCAGCCACTGTCTTTTGACCGAAGTCGATCCGAAAGTGGTGATGGAGGAGCTCCGAAGCTCCAAGGCGTCGCTGGAGGCGCGGCTCGATCGGAAGATCGAGCATCTCGCCTACCCCGACGGAAGGGTAAACCCGTTTATCGTCGAAGCGGCGCGCGCCTGCGGCTATCGCTCCGCCTGCACCACCGCCCACAGCGTCAACCGGATCGGGGGGAATCTCCATCTCCTCGGACGGGAGCTGCTCTGGGAAAACAGCGCGTTGGGATGGTCGTCGAACTGCTCGAAGGCGATGGTGGCGTCGCAGATCAAGGGACTTTTTAAAACAGGGTAG
- the wecB gene encoding UDP-N-acetylglucosamine 2-epimerase (non-hydrolyzing), protein MIRIVCVVGARPNFVKIAPLVRHIKEAWSDTFEATLVHTGQHYDEKLSQVFFEELQIPQPDVNLGVGSGTATRQIAEIMQRFEEVLLWKKPDRVVVVGDVNSTLAAALAAEKMGIPVAHVEAGLRSFDRAMPEETNRVLTDRLSDLLFATEESAVQNLLNEGVEKDRIFWVGNLMIDALISHAQEAERSTILREMNVAAQQYALVTLHRPSNVDTPEGMGRILTILSGVEKQIRILFPIHPRTRGRMEEFGLASAIRALQNVTLCEPVGYLDFIRLMRDAKVVLTDSGGIQEETTALGIPCLTLRENTERPVTITEGTNLLTGTDPERVLAAVIDILEGRGKRGKVPTLWDGQAARRIVRVLQSRSTRREPSQEVPLSTILPRS, encoded by the coding sequence ATGATTCGAATCGTTTGTGTGGTCGGCGCGAGGCCGAACTTTGTGAAAATCGCCCCGCTGGTCCGGCACATCAAGGAAGCGTGGAGCGACACGTTTGAGGCGACGCTGGTCCATACCGGCCAGCATTACGATGAGAAGCTCTCCCAGGTTTTCTTCGAAGAGCTTCAGATTCCGCAGCCCGATGTGAACCTCGGCGTCGGCTCCGGGACGGCGACGCGACAGATTGCCGAAATTATGCAGCGATTTGAAGAGGTCCTCCTTTGGAAGAAACCCGACCGGGTCGTCGTGGTCGGCGATGTCAACTCCACGTTGGCCGCCGCGCTGGCGGCGGAGAAAATGGGAATTCCGGTGGCCCATGTCGAGGCGGGGCTCCGTAGTTTTGACCGGGCGATGCCCGAAGAGACCAATCGGGTCCTCACCGACCGGCTCTCCGATCTTCTTTTTGCGACGGAGGAGAGCGCGGTTCAAAACTTGCTAAACGAAGGGGTCGAGAAAGATCGAATCTTTTGGGTGGGGAACTTGATGATCGACGCTTTGATCAGTCATGCGCAGGAAGCCGAGCGATCGACGATTCTGAGAGAAATGAACGTGGCCGCGCAGCAGTATGCCTTGGTCACCCTGCATCGCCCCTCCAACGTCGATACGCCGGAAGGGATGGGCCGGATTTTGACGATCCTCTCGGGGGTGGAAAAACAGATACGGATCCTCTTTCCGATCCATCCGCGGACCCGCGGGCGGATGGAGGAGTTCGGTCTGGCATCCGCAATCCGCGCCCTTCAAAACGTGACCCTCTGCGAGCCGGTCGGTTATCTCGATTTCATCCGGCTGATGCGCGACGCCAAGGTGGTGTTGACCGATTCCGGGGGGATCCAGGAGGAGACCACCGCGTTGGGAATTCCCTGCCTGACCCTGCGAGAGAACACGGAGCGGCCGGTCACGATCACGGAGGGAACCAATCTTCTGACCGGGACCGATCCGGAGCGGGTCTTGGCGGCGGTGATCGATATTTTGGAGGGGCGCGGGAAGCGCGGGAAGGTCCCGACCCTCTGGGACGGCCAGGCGGCCCGTCGCATCGTCCGGGTTTTGCAAAGCCGATCGACGCGTCGGGAGCCGAGTCAAGAGGTTCCTCTTTCAACGATCCTCCCCCGTTCTTAG
- a CDS encoding O-antigen ligase family protein codes for METVRTPFPKRRFGGSMTALGWRKTAEVSETGGRSFQETEAPSRQERIAYGALLLFVALIYITPGTLYPPLEAVPIAKGVAVISFLFLFSALRAKGASWRLSDPATLWLIAFVAIGGLSIATSLWRIYSLNAFLDVLKLILVYLLVLHLVDRLERVRRLFWVMLWAGMVPAAGTLAHYLLKIDLVEGYRGAWRGVYADPNDLAYNLIVLVPIGLSLLEAERSFVKRGLVFGILTVFMMAIYVTFSRGGLVGLMAVFFFQILRSRNRMLHFSLATILLMVFLAVAPARYWERAETILKFHHDESAMGRVYAWQAGLSMVADRPLLGVGLGCFVMGWPIYAPAEAGTKWRAAHNTFVAVMGETGLLGLAAFGAFIGTTLRGAQKVNRLARPAPRPLFISPSVEKKEPAEAPSVTEANRRAALYARGVEIALWGFLACSLTLGIARSWPPYLFAGLAVALYTLRMADVREARGEFK; via the coding sequence ATGGAAACAGTTCGAACCCCTTTTCCGAAGCGGCGCTTCGGCGGATCGATGACCGCTCTCGGCTGGAGGAAAACGGCGGAGGTTTCGGAGACGGGAGGCCGATCGTTTCAGGAAACGGAGGCCCCCTCACGGCAAGAGCGGATCGCCTACGGCGCGCTCCTCTTGTTTGTCGCCCTCATCTACATTACCCCCGGGACCCTTTATCCGCCGCTGGAAGCGGTGCCGATCGCCAAAGGGGTGGCGGTGATCTCTTTTCTCTTTCTCTTCTCCGCCCTGCGAGCGAAGGGGGCCTCCTGGAGGCTCTCCGATCCGGCGACCCTCTGGCTGATCGCCTTTGTGGCGATCGGAGGATTGTCGATTGCCACCTCCCTCTGGCGGATCTATTCCTTGAATGCGTTTCTCGACGTCTTGAAGCTGATCCTGGTCTATCTCCTGGTCCTCCATCTCGTCGATCGCCTGGAGCGGGTCCGCCGGCTCTTCTGGGTGATGCTCTGGGCGGGGATGGTCCCGGCGGCCGGGACGCTGGCGCACTATCTCCTCAAGATCGATCTGGTCGAGGGGTATCGCGGCGCCTGGCGGGGGGTTTACGCCGATCCGAACGATCTCGCCTATAACCTGATCGTGTTGGTTCCGATCGGCCTGTCTCTTCTGGAAGCGGAGCGATCGTTTGTCAAAAGAGGTCTTGTCTTCGGCATCTTGACCGTCTTTATGATGGCCATTTATGTGACCTTTTCCCGGGGAGGGCTCGTCGGGCTGATGGCCGTCTTCTTCTTCCAGATCCTCCGCTCGCGGAATCGGATGCTCCATTTTTCGCTCGCAACGATTCTCTTGATGGTTTTTTTAGCGGTGGCGCCGGCCCGGTATTGGGAGCGGGCCGAGACGATCTTGAAGTTCCACCACGACGAATCGGCGATGGGGCGGGTCTACGCCTGGCAGGCGGGGCTGTCGATGGTGGCCGATCGGCCGCTGCTCGGCGTGGGGCTGGGCTGTTTTGTCATGGGCTGGCCGATCTACGCCCCCGCCGAAGCGGGGACGAAGTGGCGAGCGGCGCACAACACCTTTGTGGCGGTCATGGGGGAGACCGGCCTGCTCGGACTGGCGGCGTTCGGCGCCTTTATCGGAACGACCTTGCGGGGGGCGCAGAAAGTCAACCGTTTGGCCCGCCCGGCGCCGCGGCCGCTCTTCATCTCCCCCTCCGTCGAAAAGAAAGAACCGGCCGAAGCCCCTTCCGTGACCGAAGCAAACCGGCGGGCGGCGCTTTATGCGCGCGGTGTGGAGATCGCCCTTTGGGGATTCCTGGCGTGCAGCTTGACGCTCGGAATCGCGCGAAGCTGGCCCCCTTACCTCTTTGCCGGTCTGGCCGTGGCCCTTTACACCCTCAGAATGGCGGACGTTAGAGAAGCGCGTGGAGAATTCAAATGA